A single genomic interval of Anthonomus grandis grandis chromosome 17, icAntGran1.3, whole genome shotgun sequence harbors:
- the LOC126746512 gene encoding uncharacterized protein LOC126746512: protein MQCGSEEVKKKMESMLASFRREKSKGKKSVGTGKGRQEVYISKWFAFTRMAFLLDRDEPTETLTSLNDDTETMEAASQEDIEDSLDQSTDINDDHSQNDRGNLKPAEIFDSCTDYGKHVANKLRNYSERTKAIVQYHFNNILFQADMGNFEINRNAAAMNVAANYQNSSITLPTGHFTTPIPTPSPQETSQSEVSYTDLSTPISEVNAQEETGSLGTAANFLSNWQIEHY, encoded by the exons ATGCAGTGTGGTAGTGAAgaggtaaaaaagaaaatggagagCATGTTGGCAAGTTTCAGGCGGGAAAAATCCAAAGGCAAAAAATCTGTTGGTACCGGTAAAG GTAGGCAAGAAGTGTATATATCCAAATGGTTTGCTTTCACCCGAATGGCCTTTTTATTAGACAGAGATGAACCAACAGAAACATTAACTTCTCTCAAT gatgaCACAGAAACGATGGAGGCTGCTTCGCAAGAAGATATTGAGGATTCCCTTGATCAATCTACAGATATAAATGATGATCATTCACAAAACGACAGAGGCAATCTTAAGCCCGCAGAAATATTCGATAGTTGTACTGATTATGGAAAGCATGTGGCAAATAAGCTGAGAAATTATTCGGAGAGGACTAAAGCGATAGTACAGtaccattttaataatatattatttcaagCTGACATgggtaattttgaaataaatagaaatgCAGCAGCTATGAATGTTGCTGCAAACTATCAGAATTCGTCCATAACTTTGCCCACTGGTCACTTTACGACACCCATTCCAACACCTTCTCCACAAGAAACGTCACAAAGTGAAGTTTCATATACTGATTTGTCAACTCCGATCAGCGAAGTTAATGCTCAAGAAGAAACAGGTTCACTTGGAACAGCCGCTAATTTCTTAAGCAACTGGCAAATTGAACATTACTAA
- the LOC126746513 gene encoding intraflagellar transport protein 20 homolog produces MSDLSSYGIYFNEVDKICILEPESSKLTHDLKEDCSLYVEKIDEFEKIADKFISMVEELSQKIEKQKMKAIGARNLLQGMEKQKETNQQQLHAIINEVSMELERLKIQLNSLQKTEMEQNEVITQLTLY; encoded by the exons atgtcAGATTTATCTTCTTATGGCATATATTTCAACGAAGTGgataaaatatgcattttagAACCTGAAAGTTCCAAGCTTACGCATGACCTAAAGGAGGACTGTTCGCTTTATGTGGAAA aaattgacgaatttgaaaaaatcgcCGACAAGTTCATATCGATGGTGGAGGAGCTGAGCCAGAAGATCGAAAAGCAAAAAATGAAAGCGATCGGGGCACGGAATTTATTGCAAGGGATGGAGAAGCAAAAGGAGACCAACCAGCAGCAACTTCAT GCAATAATAAACGAGGTATCGATGGAACTGGAACGTCTGAAGATCCAACTGAACTCCCTACAAAAAACCGAAATGGAGCAGAACGAAGTAATAACACAACTGAccctttattaa
- the LOC126746505 gene encoding probable protein phosphatase CG10417 isoform X3, translated as MGSYLSQPVTEKISTDESNDKLSYGASSMQGWRVSQEDAHNSILDFDEGVAFFAVYDGHGGHEVAQYCSEKLPEFIKQTEAYKKSNIQQALIDGFLGFDATIAKDDVIAILKEIAGDKQNEDDSDQEENINSLHVEASMPLEEVIGKYASLVNPSLDALKSGEKVPRSPMITAKKDKSSGAGSSGEAAGSSKDNKQEAGCSSKGEGGEGSSGSGVSKSEVVASVATGEVNGDKKEGDAEVKTEPKKEEDPTTNGPIPKIEVTSADEVKTPTQNGDLSSDVKVKDSKAKSKRKNKEGENARKSKKRAKTPSPLLNSPRKEKKERPKRLAATLYKQFLDFQDEDDDSTEDEEDSTFVGNAEESSDDENIAEVSHVEGENSDSSEEADDEAGDEEDEDDDEDDDDDEEDEDDEAESDFYKNMKEEPGSDSGCTAVVAILKGKELYVANAGDSRCIVCRNGKAVEMSFDHKPEDEPEKERIVKAGGRVTADGRVNGGLNLSRAIGDHAYKQNKELSDKEQMITAFPDVKTLTINPAEDEFMVLACDGIWNYMSSQEVVDFVKPKLDENPEKISTICEELFDHCLAPNTVGDGTGCDNMTAIIVRFKPNLNKRPISTEEDNDDAETATKRVKTDDAAPPTAETSSSS; from the exons GATGCTCATAACTCAATCTTGGACTTTGATGAGGGAGTAGCATTTTTCGCTGTCTACGATGGTCATGGAGGCCACGAGGTGGCCCAATACTGCTCAGAAAAGCTCCCAGAATTTATTAAGCAAACTGAGGCATACAAAAAAAGCAACATCCAGCAAGCCCTTATTGATGGTTTCTTAGGATTTGATGCTACAATAGCGAAAGACGATGTGATCGCCATATTAAAG gaaATTGCTGGAGACAAACAAAACGAAGATGACTCGGATCAGGAGGAGAACATTAATAGTTTACATGTGGAGGCCTCAATGCCTTTAGAGGAGGTGATTGGCAAATATGCCTCCCTAGTAAACCCAAGTTTGGATGCGTTGAAATCGGGTGAAAAAGTGCCCAGATCCCCAATGATCACCGCTAAAAAAGATAAATCGTCAGGCGCCGGTTCCAGCGGAGAAGCGGCCGGTAGTTCTAAAGATAATAAACAGGAGGCCGGTTGTAGCAGCAAAGGGGAGGGAGGCGAGGGCTCTTCTGGCAGTGGAGTTTCCAAAAGCGAGGTTGTTGCGAGTGTCGCCACCGGTGAAGTTAATGGTGATAAGAAGGAGGGAGATG cAGAAGTCAAGACTGAACCAAAGAAAGAAGAAGATCCGACAACAAACGGACCAATACCAAAAATCGAAGTCACTAGTGCGGATGAAGTAAAAACCCCAACGCAAAACGGCGACTTATCCTCCGATGTGAAGGTTAAAGACAGTAAAG caaaatctaaaagaaaaaacaaagaagGCGAGAACGCTCGTAAGTCTAAAAAACGAG CCAAAACGCCTTCGCCACTATTAAATTCGCCGAGGAAAGAAAAGAAGGAACGACCGAAACGGTTGGCGGCCACTCTTTACAAACAGTTTTTGGATTTCCAAGACGAGGACGATGACAGCACCGAGGATGAGGAAGACTCGACTTTTGTTGGGAATGCCG AGGAAAGTTCAGACGACGAAAATATCGCGGAGGTTTCGCACGTAGAAGGAGAAAACTCGGATAGTAGCGAGGAAGCGGACGATGAGGCGGGCGACGAGGAGGATGAGGACGATGACgaagatgatgatgatgatgaggaGGATGAGGATGACGAGGCAGAG agtgatttttataaaaatatgaaagagGAGCCCGGCTCGGACAGCGGTTGCACTGCGGTAGTTGCTATACTTAAAGGGAAAGAGCTGTATGTTGCGAACGCTGGAGATTCGAGGTGTATCGTTTGCAGAAATG GTAAAGCAGTAGAAATGTCCTTTGACCACAAACCAGAAGATGAACCGGAAAAAGAACGGATCGTAAAAGCCGGAGGAAGAGTTACCGCGGACGGAAGGGTAAACGGAGGCCTTAATTTAAGCAGAGCCATCGGAGATCACGCGTACAAACAGAACAAGGAGCTCAGCGATAAAGAACAAATGATCACCG CCTTTCCAGACGTGAAAACTTTAACGATCAATCCGGCAGAGGACGAGTTTATGGTGCTGGCCTGCGACGGTATTTGGAACTACATGTCCAGTCAGGAGGTGGTTGATTTTGTGAAGCCAAAGTTGGACGAGAACCCCGAGAAAATCTCTACTATTTGTGAAGAG CTATTTGATCACTGTTTGGCCCCAAACACGGTGGGCGACGGCACCGGCTGCGACAACATGACCGCCATCATCGTCCGTTTCAAACCGAACCTGAATAAACGACCGATCAGCACCGAAGAAGACAACGACGACGCAGAAACGGCAACGAAACGCGTCAAAACTGACGACGCCGCCCCGCCAACAGCCGAAACGTCGTCGTCGTCATGA
- the LOC126746505 gene encoding probable protein phosphatase CG10417 isoform X5: MGSYLSQPVTEKISTDESNDKLSYGASSMQGWRVSQEDAHNSILDFDEGVAFFAVYDGHGGHEVAQYCSEKLPEFIKQTEAYKKSNIQQALIDGFLGFDATIAKDDVIAILKEIAGDKQNEDDSDQEENINSLHVEASMPLEEVIGKYASLVNPSLDALKSGEKVPRSPMITAKKDKSSGAGSSGEAAGSSKDNKQEAGCSSKGEGGEGSSGSGVSKSEVVASVATGEVNGDKKEGDAEVKTEPKKEEDPTTNGPIPKIEVTSADEVKTPTQNGDLSSDVKVKDSKAKTPSPLLNSPRKEKKERPKRLAATLYKQFLDFQDEDDDSTEDEEDSTFVGNAEESSDDENIAEVSHVEGENSDSSEEADDEAGDEEDEDDDEDDDDDEEDEDDEAESDFYKNMKEEPGSDSGCTAVVAILKGKELYVANAGDSRCIVCRNGKAVEMSFDHKPEDEPEKERIVKAGGRVTADGRVNGGLNLSRAIGDHAYKQNKELSDKEQMITAFPDVKTLTINPAEDEFMVLACDGIWNYMSSQEVVDFVKPKLDENPEKISTICEELFDHCLAPNTVGDGTGCDNMTAIIVRFKPNLNKRPISTEEDNDDAETATKRVKTDDAAPPTAETSSSS, encoded by the exons GATGCTCATAACTCAATCTTGGACTTTGATGAGGGAGTAGCATTTTTCGCTGTCTACGATGGTCATGGAGGCCACGAGGTGGCCCAATACTGCTCAGAAAAGCTCCCAGAATTTATTAAGCAAACTGAGGCATACAAAAAAAGCAACATCCAGCAAGCCCTTATTGATGGTTTCTTAGGATTTGATGCTACAATAGCGAAAGACGATGTGATCGCCATATTAAAG gaaATTGCTGGAGACAAACAAAACGAAGATGACTCGGATCAGGAGGAGAACATTAATAGTTTACATGTGGAGGCCTCAATGCCTTTAGAGGAGGTGATTGGCAAATATGCCTCCCTAGTAAACCCAAGTTTGGATGCGTTGAAATCGGGTGAAAAAGTGCCCAGATCCCCAATGATCACCGCTAAAAAAGATAAATCGTCAGGCGCCGGTTCCAGCGGAGAAGCGGCCGGTAGTTCTAAAGATAATAAACAGGAGGCCGGTTGTAGCAGCAAAGGGGAGGGAGGCGAGGGCTCTTCTGGCAGTGGAGTTTCCAAAAGCGAGGTTGTTGCGAGTGTCGCCACCGGTGAAGTTAATGGTGATAAGAAGGAGGGAGATG cAGAAGTCAAGACTGAACCAAAGAAAGAAGAAGATCCGACAACAAACGGACCAATACCAAAAATCGAAGTCACTAGTGCGGATGAAGTAAAAACCCCAACGCAAAACGGCGACTTATCCTCCGATGTGAAGGTTAAAGACAGTAAAG CCAAAACGCCTTCGCCACTATTAAATTCGCCGAGGAAAGAAAAGAAGGAACGACCGAAACGGTTGGCGGCCACTCTTTACAAACAGTTTTTGGATTTCCAAGACGAGGACGATGACAGCACCGAGGATGAGGAAGACTCGACTTTTGTTGGGAATGCCG AGGAAAGTTCAGACGACGAAAATATCGCGGAGGTTTCGCACGTAGAAGGAGAAAACTCGGATAGTAGCGAGGAAGCGGACGATGAGGCGGGCGACGAGGAGGATGAGGACGATGACgaagatgatgatgatgatgaggaGGATGAGGATGACGAGGCAGAG agtgatttttataaaaatatgaaagagGAGCCCGGCTCGGACAGCGGTTGCACTGCGGTAGTTGCTATACTTAAAGGGAAAGAGCTGTATGTTGCGAACGCTGGAGATTCGAGGTGTATCGTTTGCAGAAATG GTAAAGCAGTAGAAATGTCCTTTGACCACAAACCAGAAGATGAACCGGAAAAAGAACGGATCGTAAAAGCCGGAGGAAGAGTTACCGCGGACGGAAGGGTAAACGGAGGCCTTAATTTAAGCAGAGCCATCGGAGATCACGCGTACAAACAGAACAAGGAGCTCAGCGATAAAGAACAAATGATCACCG CCTTTCCAGACGTGAAAACTTTAACGATCAATCCGGCAGAGGACGAGTTTATGGTGCTGGCCTGCGACGGTATTTGGAACTACATGTCCAGTCAGGAGGTGGTTGATTTTGTGAAGCCAAAGTTGGACGAGAACCCCGAGAAAATCTCTACTATTTGTGAAGAG CTATTTGATCACTGTTTGGCCCCAAACACGGTGGGCGACGGCACCGGCTGCGACAACATGACCGCCATCATCGTCCGTTTCAAACCGAACCTGAATAAACGACCGATCAGCACCGAAGAAGACAACGACGACGCAGAAACGGCAACGAAACGCGTCAAAACTGACGACGCCGCCCCGCCAACAGCCGAAACGTCGTCGTCGTCATGA
- the LOC126746505 gene encoding probable protein phosphatase CG10417 isoform X2, giving the protein MGSYLSQPVTEKISTDESNDKLSYGASSMQGWRVSQEDAHNSILDFDEGVAFFAVYDGHGGHEVAQYCSEKLPEFIKQTEAYKKSNIQQALIDGFLGFDATIAKDDVIAILKEIAGDKQNEDDSDQEENINSLHVEASMPLEEVIGKYASLVNPSLDALKSGEKVPRSPMITAKKDKSSGAGSSGEAAGSSKDNKQEAGCSSKGEGGEGSSGSGVSKSEVVASVATGEVNGDKKEGDEVKTEPKKEEDPTTNGPIPKIEVTSADEVKTPTQNGDLSSDVKVKDSKGKGKAKSKRKNKEGENARKSKKRAKTPSPLLNSPRKEKKERPKRLAATLYKQFLDFQDEDDDSTEDEEDSTFVGNAEESSDDENIAEVSHVEGENSDSSEEADDEAGDEEDEDDDEDDDDDEEDEDDEAESDFYKNMKEEPGSDSGCTAVVAILKGKELYVANAGDSRCIVCRNGKAVEMSFDHKPEDEPEKERIVKAGGRVTADGRVNGGLNLSRAIGDHAYKQNKELSDKEQMITAFPDVKTLTINPAEDEFMVLACDGIWNYMSSQEVVDFVKPKLDENPEKISTICEELFDHCLAPNTVGDGTGCDNMTAIIVRFKPNLNKRPISTEEDNDDAETATKRVKTDDAAPPTAETSSSS; this is encoded by the exons GATGCTCATAACTCAATCTTGGACTTTGATGAGGGAGTAGCATTTTTCGCTGTCTACGATGGTCATGGAGGCCACGAGGTGGCCCAATACTGCTCAGAAAAGCTCCCAGAATTTATTAAGCAAACTGAGGCATACAAAAAAAGCAACATCCAGCAAGCCCTTATTGATGGTTTCTTAGGATTTGATGCTACAATAGCGAAAGACGATGTGATCGCCATATTAAAG gaaATTGCTGGAGACAAACAAAACGAAGATGACTCGGATCAGGAGGAGAACATTAATAGTTTACATGTGGAGGCCTCAATGCCTTTAGAGGAGGTGATTGGCAAATATGCCTCCCTAGTAAACCCAAGTTTGGATGCGTTGAAATCGGGTGAAAAAGTGCCCAGATCCCCAATGATCACCGCTAAAAAAGATAAATCGTCAGGCGCCGGTTCCAGCGGAGAAGCGGCCGGTAGTTCTAAAGATAATAAACAGGAGGCCGGTTGTAGCAGCAAAGGGGAGGGAGGCGAGGGCTCTTCTGGCAGTGGAGTTTCCAAAAGCGAGGTTGTTGCGAGTGTCGCCACCGGTGAAGTTAATGGTGATAAGAAGGAGGGAGATG AAGTCAAGACTGAACCAAAGAAAGAAGAAGATCCGACAACAAACGGACCAATACCAAAAATCGAAGTCACTAGTGCGGATGAAGTAAAAACCCCAACGCAAAACGGCGACTTATCCTCCGATGTGAAGGTTAAAGACAGTAAAGGTAAAGGCAAAG caaaatctaaaagaaaaaacaaagaagGCGAGAACGCTCGTAAGTCTAAAAAACGAG CCAAAACGCCTTCGCCACTATTAAATTCGCCGAGGAAAGAAAAGAAGGAACGACCGAAACGGTTGGCGGCCACTCTTTACAAACAGTTTTTGGATTTCCAAGACGAGGACGATGACAGCACCGAGGATGAGGAAGACTCGACTTTTGTTGGGAATGCCG AGGAAAGTTCAGACGACGAAAATATCGCGGAGGTTTCGCACGTAGAAGGAGAAAACTCGGATAGTAGCGAGGAAGCGGACGATGAGGCGGGCGACGAGGAGGATGAGGACGATGACgaagatgatgatgatgatgaggaGGATGAGGATGACGAGGCAGAG agtgatttttataaaaatatgaaagagGAGCCCGGCTCGGACAGCGGTTGCACTGCGGTAGTTGCTATACTTAAAGGGAAAGAGCTGTATGTTGCGAACGCTGGAGATTCGAGGTGTATCGTTTGCAGAAATG GTAAAGCAGTAGAAATGTCCTTTGACCACAAACCAGAAGATGAACCGGAAAAAGAACGGATCGTAAAAGCCGGAGGAAGAGTTACCGCGGACGGAAGGGTAAACGGAGGCCTTAATTTAAGCAGAGCCATCGGAGATCACGCGTACAAACAGAACAAGGAGCTCAGCGATAAAGAACAAATGATCACCG CCTTTCCAGACGTGAAAACTTTAACGATCAATCCGGCAGAGGACGAGTTTATGGTGCTGGCCTGCGACGGTATTTGGAACTACATGTCCAGTCAGGAGGTGGTTGATTTTGTGAAGCCAAAGTTGGACGAGAACCCCGAGAAAATCTCTACTATTTGTGAAGAG CTATTTGATCACTGTTTGGCCCCAAACACGGTGGGCGACGGCACCGGCTGCGACAACATGACCGCCATCATCGTCCGTTTCAAACCGAACCTGAATAAACGACCGATCAGCACCGAAGAAGACAACGACGACGCAGAAACGGCAACGAAACGCGTCAAAACTGACGACGCCGCCCCGCCAACAGCCGAAACGTCGTCGTCGTCATGA
- the LOC126746505 gene encoding probable protein phosphatase CG10417 isoform X1, with translation MGSYLSQPVTEKISTDESNDKLSYGASSMQGWRVSQEDAHNSILDFDEGVAFFAVYDGHGGHEVAQYCSEKLPEFIKQTEAYKKSNIQQALIDGFLGFDATIAKDDVIAILKEIAGDKQNEDDSDQEENINSLHVEASMPLEEVIGKYASLVNPSLDALKSGEKVPRSPMITAKKDKSSGAGSSGEAAGSSKDNKQEAGCSSKGEGGEGSSGSGVSKSEVVASVATGEVNGDKKEGDAEVKTEPKKEEDPTTNGPIPKIEVTSADEVKTPTQNGDLSSDVKVKDSKGKGKAKSKRKNKEGENARKSKKRAKTPSPLLNSPRKEKKERPKRLAATLYKQFLDFQDEDDDSTEDEEDSTFVGNAEESSDDENIAEVSHVEGENSDSSEEADDEAGDEEDEDDDEDDDDDEEDEDDEAESDFYKNMKEEPGSDSGCTAVVAILKGKELYVANAGDSRCIVCRNGKAVEMSFDHKPEDEPEKERIVKAGGRVTADGRVNGGLNLSRAIGDHAYKQNKELSDKEQMITAFPDVKTLTINPAEDEFMVLACDGIWNYMSSQEVVDFVKPKLDENPEKISTICEELFDHCLAPNTVGDGTGCDNMTAIIVRFKPNLNKRPISTEEDNDDAETATKRVKTDDAAPPTAETSSSS, from the exons GATGCTCATAACTCAATCTTGGACTTTGATGAGGGAGTAGCATTTTTCGCTGTCTACGATGGTCATGGAGGCCACGAGGTGGCCCAATACTGCTCAGAAAAGCTCCCAGAATTTATTAAGCAAACTGAGGCATACAAAAAAAGCAACATCCAGCAAGCCCTTATTGATGGTTTCTTAGGATTTGATGCTACAATAGCGAAAGACGATGTGATCGCCATATTAAAG gaaATTGCTGGAGACAAACAAAACGAAGATGACTCGGATCAGGAGGAGAACATTAATAGTTTACATGTGGAGGCCTCAATGCCTTTAGAGGAGGTGATTGGCAAATATGCCTCCCTAGTAAACCCAAGTTTGGATGCGTTGAAATCGGGTGAAAAAGTGCCCAGATCCCCAATGATCACCGCTAAAAAAGATAAATCGTCAGGCGCCGGTTCCAGCGGAGAAGCGGCCGGTAGTTCTAAAGATAATAAACAGGAGGCCGGTTGTAGCAGCAAAGGGGAGGGAGGCGAGGGCTCTTCTGGCAGTGGAGTTTCCAAAAGCGAGGTTGTTGCGAGTGTCGCCACCGGTGAAGTTAATGGTGATAAGAAGGAGGGAGATG cAGAAGTCAAGACTGAACCAAAGAAAGAAGAAGATCCGACAACAAACGGACCAATACCAAAAATCGAAGTCACTAGTGCGGATGAAGTAAAAACCCCAACGCAAAACGGCGACTTATCCTCCGATGTGAAGGTTAAAGACAGTAAAGGTAAAGGCAAAG caaaatctaaaagaaaaaacaaagaagGCGAGAACGCTCGTAAGTCTAAAAAACGAG CCAAAACGCCTTCGCCACTATTAAATTCGCCGAGGAAAGAAAAGAAGGAACGACCGAAACGGTTGGCGGCCACTCTTTACAAACAGTTTTTGGATTTCCAAGACGAGGACGATGACAGCACCGAGGATGAGGAAGACTCGACTTTTGTTGGGAATGCCG AGGAAAGTTCAGACGACGAAAATATCGCGGAGGTTTCGCACGTAGAAGGAGAAAACTCGGATAGTAGCGAGGAAGCGGACGATGAGGCGGGCGACGAGGAGGATGAGGACGATGACgaagatgatgatgatgatgaggaGGATGAGGATGACGAGGCAGAG agtgatttttataaaaatatgaaagagGAGCCCGGCTCGGACAGCGGTTGCACTGCGGTAGTTGCTATACTTAAAGGGAAAGAGCTGTATGTTGCGAACGCTGGAGATTCGAGGTGTATCGTTTGCAGAAATG GTAAAGCAGTAGAAATGTCCTTTGACCACAAACCAGAAGATGAACCGGAAAAAGAACGGATCGTAAAAGCCGGAGGAAGAGTTACCGCGGACGGAAGGGTAAACGGAGGCCTTAATTTAAGCAGAGCCATCGGAGATCACGCGTACAAACAGAACAAGGAGCTCAGCGATAAAGAACAAATGATCACCG CCTTTCCAGACGTGAAAACTTTAACGATCAATCCGGCAGAGGACGAGTTTATGGTGCTGGCCTGCGACGGTATTTGGAACTACATGTCCAGTCAGGAGGTGGTTGATTTTGTGAAGCCAAAGTTGGACGAGAACCCCGAGAAAATCTCTACTATTTGTGAAGAG CTATTTGATCACTGTTTGGCCCCAAACACGGTGGGCGACGGCACCGGCTGCGACAACATGACCGCCATCATCGTCCGTTTCAAACCGAACCTGAATAAACGACCGATCAGCACCGAAGAAGACAACGACGACGCAGAAACGGCAACGAAACGCGTCAAAACTGACGACGCCGCCCCGCCAACAGCCGAAACGTCGTCGTCGTCATGA
- the LOC126746505 gene encoding probable protein phosphatase CG10417 isoform X4: MGSYLSQPVTEKISTDESNDKLSYGASSMQGWRVSQEDAHNSILDFDEGVAFFAVYDGHGGHEVAQYCSEKLPEFIKQTEAYKKSNIQQALIDGFLGFDATIAKDDVIAILKEIAGDKQNEDDSDQEENINSLHVEASMPLEEVIGKYASLVNPSLDALKSGEKVPRSPMITAKKDKSSGAGSSGEAAGSSKDNKQEAGCSSKGEGGEGSSGSGVSKSEVVASVATGEVNGDKKEGDAEVKTEPKKEEDPTTNGPIPKIEVTSADEVKTPTQNGDLSSDVKVKDSKGKGKAKTPSPLLNSPRKEKKERPKRLAATLYKQFLDFQDEDDDSTEDEEDSTFVGNAEESSDDENIAEVSHVEGENSDSSEEADDEAGDEEDEDDDEDDDDDEEDEDDEAESDFYKNMKEEPGSDSGCTAVVAILKGKELYVANAGDSRCIVCRNGKAVEMSFDHKPEDEPEKERIVKAGGRVTADGRVNGGLNLSRAIGDHAYKQNKELSDKEQMITAFPDVKTLTINPAEDEFMVLACDGIWNYMSSQEVVDFVKPKLDENPEKISTICEELFDHCLAPNTVGDGTGCDNMTAIIVRFKPNLNKRPISTEEDNDDAETATKRVKTDDAAPPTAETSSSS, translated from the exons GATGCTCATAACTCAATCTTGGACTTTGATGAGGGAGTAGCATTTTTCGCTGTCTACGATGGTCATGGAGGCCACGAGGTGGCCCAATACTGCTCAGAAAAGCTCCCAGAATTTATTAAGCAAACTGAGGCATACAAAAAAAGCAACATCCAGCAAGCCCTTATTGATGGTTTCTTAGGATTTGATGCTACAATAGCGAAAGACGATGTGATCGCCATATTAAAG gaaATTGCTGGAGACAAACAAAACGAAGATGACTCGGATCAGGAGGAGAACATTAATAGTTTACATGTGGAGGCCTCAATGCCTTTAGAGGAGGTGATTGGCAAATATGCCTCCCTAGTAAACCCAAGTTTGGATGCGTTGAAATCGGGTGAAAAAGTGCCCAGATCCCCAATGATCACCGCTAAAAAAGATAAATCGTCAGGCGCCGGTTCCAGCGGAGAAGCGGCCGGTAGTTCTAAAGATAATAAACAGGAGGCCGGTTGTAGCAGCAAAGGGGAGGGAGGCGAGGGCTCTTCTGGCAGTGGAGTTTCCAAAAGCGAGGTTGTTGCGAGTGTCGCCACCGGTGAAGTTAATGGTGATAAGAAGGAGGGAGATG cAGAAGTCAAGACTGAACCAAAGAAAGAAGAAGATCCGACAACAAACGGACCAATACCAAAAATCGAAGTCACTAGTGCGGATGAAGTAAAAACCCCAACGCAAAACGGCGACTTATCCTCCGATGTGAAGGTTAAAGACAGTAAAGGTAAAGGCAAAG CCAAAACGCCTTCGCCACTATTAAATTCGCCGAGGAAAGAAAAGAAGGAACGACCGAAACGGTTGGCGGCCACTCTTTACAAACAGTTTTTGGATTTCCAAGACGAGGACGATGACAGCACCGAGGATGAGGAAGACTCGACTTTTGTTGGGAATGCCG AGGAAAGTTCAGACGACGAAAATATCGCGGAGGTTTCGCACGTAGAAGGAGAAAACTCGGATAGTAGCGAGGAAGCGGACGATGAGGCGGGCGACGAGGAGGATGAGGACGATGACgaagatgatgatgatgatgaggaGGATGAGGATGACGAGGCAGAG agtgatttttataaaaatatgaaagagGAGCCCGGCTCGGACAGCGGTTGCACTGCGGTAGTTGCTATACTTAAAGGGAAAGAGCTGTATGTTGCGAACGCTGGAGATTCGAGGTGTATCGTTTGCAGAAATG GTAAAGCAGTAGAAATGTCCTTTGACCACAAACCAGAAGATGAACCGGAAAAAGAACGGATCGTAAAAGCCGGAGGAAGAGTTACCGCGGACGGAAGGGTAAACGGAGGCCTTAATTTAAGCAGAGCCATCGGAGATCACGCGTACAAACAGAACAAGGAGCTCAGCGATAAAGAACAAATGATCACCG CCTTTCCAGACGTGAAAACTTTAACGATCAATCCGGCAGAGGACGAGTTTATGGTGCTGGCCTGCGACGGTATTTGGAACTACATGTCCAGTCAGGAGGTGGTTGATTTTGTGAAGCCAAAGTTGGACGAGAACCCCGAGAAAATCTCTACTATTTGTGAAGAG CTATTTGATCACTGTTTGGCCCCAAACACGGTGGGCGACGGCACCGGCTGCGACAACATGACCGCCATCATCGTCCGTTTCAAACCGAACCTGAATAAACGACCGATCAGCACCGAAGAAGACAACGACGACGCAGAAACGGCAACGAAACGCGTCAAAACTGACGACGCCGCCCCGCCAACAGCCGAAACGTCGTCGTCGTCATGA